From the Rhinatrema bivittatum chromosome 3, aRhiBiv1.1, whole genome shotgun sequence genome, one window contains:
- the LOC115088192 gene encoding uncharacterized protein LOC115088192 isoform X2, which translates to MMLLWILCTVLGLSLLVSISLAQSGEEIPVDTGSGFIAEEMMVRTQESKSHSSNSMDCSLTFFTPGPSACCKGKDEPPASQEELAYLKDLIQDTNRIIQSLQYTISSEAGLLSYQDIISEALTGIREDNQEFYKNLNKVIHDFHTKMEDDNPDTSEEKKKLRKDFLMMDHLLKMTSRIAEQIDTASQDVDRVLTRHIEKSTLLTYRSM; encoded by the exons ATGATGCTGCTTTGGATATTGTGTACAGTGCTGGGACTGAGTCTTTTAGTATCCATCAGTTTGGCTCAGAGTGGGGAAGAAATTCCGGTGGATACAGGATCAGGGTTTATTGCAGAAGAGATGATGGTCAGAACTCAGGAATCTAAGAGTCATTCATCGAACTCAATGGATTGCAGTCTCACATTTTTCACACCAGGGCCTTCAGCATGTTGCAAAGGTAAAGATGAACCACCTGCATCCCAGGAAGAACTGGCATATCTCAAGGACCTTATCCAGGACACAAACAGGATCATACAGAGCCTCCAATATACTATCAGCTCAGAGGCGGGGCTGCTCAGCTACCAAGATATCATTTCAGAAGCCCTCACAGGCATCAGAGAGGACAACCAGGAATTCTACAAGAACTTAAATAAGGTCATACATGATTTCCACACAAAAATGGAAGATGACAATCCTGACActtcagaggaaaaaaagaa GCTGAGAAAAGACTTTCTGATGATGGATCATTTGCTAAAAATGACCAGCCGCATTGCTGAACAGATAGACACTGCCTCACAGGACGTGGATAGGGTGCTGACCCGACATATAGAAAAATCCACTCTCCTCACCTACAGGAGCATGTGA
- the LOC115088192 gene encoding uncharacterized protein LOC115088192 isoform X1, which produces MSLVADVHLGYRFTMMLLWILCTVLGLSLLVSISLAQSGEEIPVDTGSGFIAEEMMVRTQESKSHSSNSMDCSLTFFTPGPSACCKGKDEPPASQEELAYLKDLIQDTNRIIQSLQYTISSEAGLLSYQDIISEALTGIREDNQEFYKNLNKVIHDFHTKMEDDNPDTSEEKKKLRKDFLMMDHLLKMTSRIAEQIDTASQDVDRVLTRHIEKSTLLTYRSM; this is translated from the exons tttacaATGATGCTGCTTTGGATATTGTGTACAGTGCTGGGACTGAGTCTTTTAGTATCCATCAGTTTGGCTCAGAGTGGGGAAGAAATTCCGGTGGATACAGGATCAGGGTTTATTGCAGAAGAGATGATGGTCAGAACTCAGGAATCTAAGAGTCATTCATCGAACTCAATGGATTGCAGTCTCACATTTTTCACACCAGGGCCTTCAGCATGTTGCAAAGGTAAAGATGAACCACCTGCATCCCAGGAAGAACTGGCATATCTCAAGGACCTTATCCAGGACACAAACAGGATCATACAGAGCCTCCAATATACTATCAGCTCAGAGGCGGGGCTGCTCAGCTACCAAGATATCATTTCAGAAGCCCTCACAGGCATCAGAGAGGACAACCAGGAATTCTACAAGAACTTAAATAAGGTCATACATGATTTCCACACAAAAATGGAAGATGACAATCCTGACActtcagaggaaaaaaagaa GCTGAGAAAAGACTTTCTGATGATGGATCATTTGCTAAAAATGACCAGCCGCATTGCTGAACAGATAGACACTGCCTCACAGGACGTGGATAGGGTGCTGACCCGACATATAGAAAAATCCACTCTCCTCACCTACAGGAGCATGTGA